From a single Arthrobacter sp. SLBN-112 genomic region:
- a CDS encoding sarcosine oxidase subunit gamma, giving the protein MAETAASPIAAKTAADKNLAARVSPAKQLSEAFAAGSLPGTVEIAELPFLTMVGLRATAGSDTAQRLAAVTGGLPSGSGAVAGSDDTSVLWLGPGEFLVVAPTEAHESLGGGLIPALRDGLGSDAGQVVDLSANRTTFELTGPRARAVLEKGCSLDLHPRVFKTGTAFSTEIANIPAILWKTGEESFRIFPRASFAEFLGRWLLDAMREYASPEVP; this is encoded by the coding sequence ATGGCTGAAACAGCAGCATCCCCGATCGCCGCAAAGACCGCCGCAGACAAGAACCTCGCAGCCCGAGTCAGCCCCGCCAAGCAGCTCTCCGAAGCCTTCGCGGCCGGCTCCCTGCCCGGGACTGTTGAGATCGCCGAGCTGCCCTTCCTCACCATGGTGGGGCTCCGGGCAACGGCGGGATCGGACACGGCACAGCGCCTGGCCGCTGTCACCGGCGGCCTTCCTTCCGGATCCGGTGCCGTCGCCGGCAGCGACGACACGTCCGTCCTCTGGCTGGGGCCCGGCGAATTCCTGGTGGTGGCACCCACCGAGGCGCACGAATCCCTGGGCGGCGGCCTGATCCCCGCACTCCGGGATGGACTGGGCAGCGACGCGGGCCAGGTAGTGGACCTTTCCGCCAACCGGACCACTTTCGAACTGACCGGCCCGCGGGCCCGCGCCGTCCTGGAAAAGGGCTGCTCGCTGGACCTGCACCCCCGGGTGTTCAAGACCGGCACCGCCTTCTCCACCGAGATCGCCAACATCCCCGCCATCCTGTGGAAGACCGGCGAGGAGTCCTTCCGGATCTTCCCCCGGGCATCCTTCGCCGAGTTCCTGGGCCGGTGGCTGCTGGACGCCATGCGGGAGTACGCCTCGCCAGAGGTCCCCTGA
- a CDS encoding sarcosine oxidase subunit alpha family protein: MTSQNARLATGGRIDRTISWRFTLDGEEFTGHPGDTLASALLANGRIAAGNSLYEERARGIMSAGVEEANALVRVEARFPGHVAESMLPATTVSLVDGLQATLLNGLGKLDPEDDRAEYDKKYVHTDVLVIGGGPAGLAAAREAVRTGARVMLLDDQPELGGSLLSGSTAAGLAETIEGKPALEWVADVEAELVSGAESTVLNRTTAFGAYDANYVIAVQNRTDHLTTPAAPGVSRQRIWHIRANQVVLAPGAHERPLVFENNDRPGVMLASAVRTYLNRYAVAAGKRVVISTTNDSAYTVAADLAAAGVKVAAVVDARPALTAAATSAVESGIRVLIGSAVTNTSADSAGRLAGVTVRSINDDGELTSGVEQIACDLLAVSGGWSPLVHLHSQRQGKLRWDDELAAFVPSTEVPNQQTIGSGRGSFATADCLAEGVSAGAKAAIAAGFASAVEPSPLAEPKAAAPTRQLWLVPGENGTPDDWHHHFVDFQRDQSVADVLRSTGAGMRSVEHIKRYTSISTANDQGKTSGVNAIGVIAAALRTAGEASRGIGDIGTTTYRAPFTPVAFAALAGRQRGELFDPARITSIHPWHVAKGALFEDVGQWKRPWFYPQDGEDMDAAVLRECAAVRESVGFMDATTLGKIEIRGKDAGEFLNRVYTNAFKKLAPGSARYGVMCTPDGMIFDDGVTLRVDGDTYFMTTTTGGAAKVLDWLEEWLQTEWPELDVHCTSVTEQWSTIAVVGPKSREVIAKVAPELAANGGLGAEAFPFMTFRETTLASGVRARICRISFSGELAYEINIPAWYGLNTWEAVAAAGAEFNITPYGTETMHVLRAEKGYPIVGQDTDGTVTPQDAGMEWIVSKAKDFIGKRSYSRADAQREDRKHLVSVLPVDGTLRLPEGTQLVEKGRSTNPAYGPVPMEGFVTSSYHSAALGRSFGLALIKNGRNRIGETLVAAAGDQLVDVVVAETVLFDPEGTRKDG, from the coding sequence GTGACTTCCCAGAACGCCCGCCTGGCAACCGGCGGCCGCATCGACCGCACCATCTCGTGGCGCTTCACGCTCGACGGCGAGGAGTTCACCGGCCACCCCGGCGACACCCTGGCCTCGGCGCTGCTGGCCAACGGCCGCATCGCCGCCGGCAACTCCCTGTACGAGGAGCGCGCCCGCGGCATCATGTCCGCCGGCGTGGAGGAAGCCAACGCCCTGGTCCGCGTGGAGGCCCGGTTCCCCGGCCACGTGGCCGAATCCATGCTCCCCGCCACCACTGTCTCGCTGGTGGACGGGCTGCAGGCCACCCTGCTGAACGGGCTGGGCAAGCTGGATCCGGAGGATGACCGCGCCGAGTACGACAAGAAGTACGTCCACACCGACGTCCTGGTGATCGGCGGCGGCCCCGCCGGCCTTGCCGCGGCCCGCGAAGCCGTCCGCACCGGCGCCCGGGTCATGCTGCTCGATGACCAGCCCGAACTAGGCGGTTCCCTGCTCTCCGGCTCCACCGCCGCCGGCCTGGCCGAGACCATCGAGGGCAAGCCCGCCCTCGAATGGGTCGCTGACGTCGAAGCGGAGCTCGTGTCCGGCGCGGAATCGACCGTTCTGAACCGCACCACCGCGTTCGGCGCCTACGACGCCAATTACGTCATCGCCGTCCAGAACCGCACCGACCACCTCACCACCCCCGCTGCCCCGGGAGTGTCCCGCCAGCGGATTTGGCACATCCGTGCCAACCAGGTGGTCCTGGCCCCCGGCGCGCACGAACGCCCCCTGGTGTTCGAGAACAACGACCGCCCCGGGGTCATGCTGGCCTCGGCCGTCCGCACCTACCTCAACCGCTACGCAGTGGCCGCCGGAAAGCGCGTGGTCATCAGCACCACCAACGACAGCGCCTACACCGTGGCAGCTGACCTCGCCGCCGCAGGGGTCAAGGTTGCCGCCGTCGTGGACGCCCGTCCCGCGTTGACCGCCGCCGCAACTTCCGCCGTCGAATCCGGGATCCGGGTGCTGATCGGCAGCGCGGTGACCAACACCTCCGCGGATTCCGCAGGTCGCCTGGCCGGCGTCACCGTCCGCAGCATTAACGACGACGGCGAACTCACCTCCGGCGTCGAGCAGATCGCCTGCGACCTGCTGGCTGTGTCCGGCGGCTGGAGCCCGCTGGTGCACCTGCACTCGCAGCGGCAGGGCAAGCTGCGCTGGGATGACGAACTGGCCGCCTTCGTGCCCAGCACCGAAGTGCCCAACCAGCAGACCATCGGCTCCGGCCGCGGCTCGTTTGCCACCGCCGACTGCCTTGCCGAGGGTGTCTCCGCCGGCGCAAAGGCGGCCATCGCCGCGGGCTTTGCGTCCGCCGTCGAGCCTTCCCCGCTTGCTGAACCGAAGGCAGCGGCCCCCACCCGCCAGCTCTGGCTGGTGCCGGGGGAGAACGGCACCCCGGACGACTGGCACCACCACTTCGTGGACTTCCAGCGCGACCAGTCCGTGGCCGACGTGCTGCGCTCCACCGGGGCAGGCATGCGTTCCGTGGAGCACATCAAACGGTACACCTCCATCAGCACCGCCAACGACCAGGGCAAGACCTCCGGCGTCAACGCCATCGGCGTGATCGCGGCGGCCCTCCGCACGGCAGGTGAGGCGTCCCGCGGCATCGGCGACATCGGCACCACCACCTACCGTGCACCCTTCACCCCGGTGGCCTTCGCGGCACTTGCCGGACGCCAGCGCGGCGAGCTCTTCGACCCCGCCCGCATCACCTCCATCCACCCCTGGCATGTGGCCAAGGGCGCCCTGTTCGAGGACGTCGGACAGTGGAAGCGGCCCTGGTTCTACCCGCAGGACGGGGAGGACATGGATGCCGCCGTGCTGCGCGAATGCGCCGCCGTCCGTGAGTCCGTGGGTTTCATGGACGCCACCACCCTGGGCAAGATCGAAATCCGCGGCAAGGACGCGGGCGAGTTCCTGAACCGGGTTTACACCAACGCGTTCAAGAAGCTCGCCCCGGGTTCGGCACGCTACGGCGTGATGTGCACGCCGGACGGGATGATTTTCGACGACGGCGTGACCCTCCGCGTGGACGGTGACACCTACTTCATGACCACCACCACCGGCGGCGCCGCGAAGGTCCTGGACTGGCTGGAGGAATGGCTGCAGACCGAGTGGCCGGAGCTGGACGTGCACTGCACGTCGGTGACGGAGCAGTGGAGCACCATTGCCGTCGTCGGGCCCAAGTCCCGCGAGGTCATCGCCAAGGTGGCCCCGGAACTCGCCGCCAACGGCGGACTGGGTGCCGAGGCGTTCCCGTTCATGACCTTCCGCGAAACCACCCTTGCCTCCGGCGTGCGTGCCCGGATCTGCCGGATCTCGTTCTCCGGTGAGCTGGCCTACGAAATCAACATTCCGGCCTGGTACGGGCTGAACACCTGGGAAGCCGTTGCTGCCGCCGGTGCCGAATTCAACATCACCCCGTACGGCACGGAAACCATGCACGTGCTCCGCGCCGAAAAGGGCTACCCGATCGTTGGGCAGGACACGGACGGAACCGTCACCCCGCAGGACGCGGGCATGGAATGGATAGTCTCCAAGGCCAAGGACTTCATTGGCAAGCGCTCCTACTCCCGGGCCGACGCCCAGCGCGAGGACCGCAAGCACCTGGTCAGCGTCCTGCCCGTTGACGGCACGCTCCGGCTCCCCGAAGGCACCCAGCTGGTGGAAAAGGGCCGCTCCACGAACCCGGCCTACGGGCCGGTGCCGATGGAAGGCTTCGTCACCTCCAGCTACCACAGTGCAGCCCTGGGCAGGTCCTTCGGCCTGGCCCTGATCAAGAACGGCCGCAACCGCATCGGCGAAACCCTGGTGGCCGCCGCCGGCGACCAGCTGGTTGACGTGGTTGTTGCAGAAACAGTGCTTTTTGACCCAGAAGGGACCCGTAAAGATGGCTGA
- a CDS encoding sarcosine oxidase subunit delta, which produces MLLIPCPNCGPRDETEFHYGGQAHVPYPENPNELSDTEWSRYLFYRENPKGIFAERWVHSTGCRQWFNMLRDTVSYDIKAVYPMGAKRPDRSPDGAPETGTASTAPDSTTTGSAAPSTSTTSILSTTAPEGATK; this is translated from the coding sequence ATGCTGCTGATCCCATGCCCCAACTGCGGCCCGCGGGACGAAACCGAATTCCACTACGGGGGACAGGCCCACGTCCCGTACCCCGAGAACCCCAACGAGCTGAGCGACACGGAGTGGTCCCGCTACCTCTTCTACCGCGAGAACCCCAAGGGCATCTTCGCCGAGCGCTGGGTCCACAGCACCGGCTGCCGCCAGTGGTTCAACATGCTCCGCGACACCGTCAGCTACGACATCAAGGCTGTCTACCCGATGGGGGCGAAGCGGCCTGATCGCTCGCCAGACGGCGCACCCGAAACAGGGACTGCCAGCACCGCCCCCGACAGCACCACCACGGGAAGCGCTGCACCCAGCACCTCCACCACGAGCATCCTCAGCACCACCGCCCCGGAAGGAGCGACCAAGTGA
- a CDS encoding sarcosine oxidase subunit beta family protein, whose translation MSKQHLPEHPDFLWRNPEPKSSYDAVIVGGGGHGLATAYFLAKNHGMTNIAVLEKGWLAGGNMARNTTIIRSNYLWDESAAIYEHALKLWEILPEELEYDFLFSQRGVMNLAHTLGDVRESIRRVGANKLNGVDAEWLDPQQVKELCPILNIRDNIRYPVMGATYQPRAGIAKHDHVAWAFARKCDEMGVDIIQNCEVTGFLKDGDRVVGVKTSRGTINTEKVGLCAAGHSSVLAEMAGFQLPIQSHPLQALVSELHEPVHPTVVMSNHVHVYVSQAHKGELVMGAGVDSYNGYGQRGSFHVIEQQMAAAVELFPIFARAHVLRTWGGIVDTTLDASPIVGTTPVENMFVNCGWGTGGFKGTPAAGMTFAHTIATGAPHKLNAPFSLDRFETGALIDEHGAAAVAH comes from the coding sequence GTGAGCAAGCAGCACCTTCCGGAGCACCCGGACTTCCTCTGGCGGAACCCGGAACCCAAGTCCTCCTATGACGCCGTGATCGTGGGCGGCGGCGGGCATGGCCTGGCCACCGCCTACTTCCTGGCCAAGAACCACGGGATGACCAACATCGCGGTCCTGGAAAAGGGCTGGCTGGCCGGTGGAAACATGGCCCGCAACACCACCATCATCCGCTCCAACTACCTCTGGGACGAGAGCGCGGCCATCTACGAGCACGCCCTCAAGCTCTGGGAGATCCTGCCGGAGGAACTCGAATACGACTTCCTCTTCAGCCAGCGCGGCGTGATGAACCTGGCCCACACCCTGGGCGACGTCCGCGAAAGCATCCGCCGCGTGGGCGCCAACAAGCTCAACGGCGTGGACGCGGAATGGCTGGACCCGCAGCAGGTCAAGGAACTCTGCCCCATCCTGAACATCCGGGACAACATCCGCTACCCCGTCATGGGCGCCACCTACCAGCCTCGCGCGGGCATCGCCAAGCATGACCATGTGGCCTGGGCCTTCGCCCGCAAGTGCGACGAAATGGGCGTGGACATCATCCAGAACTGCGAAGTCACCGGCTTCCTCAAGGACGGCGACCGCGTGGTGGGCGTCAAGACCAGCCGGGGCACCATCAACACCGAAAAGGTGGGCCTCTGCGCAGCCGGCCACAGCTCGGTCCTGGCGGAGATGGCGGGCTTCCAGCTGCCCATCCAGTCCCACCCGCTGCAGGCACTGGTGTCCGAACTGCATGAGCCAGTCCACCCCACGGTGGTCATGTCCAACCACGTCCACGTCTACGTCTCCCAGGCCCACAAGGGCGAACTGGTCATGGGCGCCGGCGTGGACTCCTACAACGGCTACGGCCAGCGCGGCTCCTTCCACGTGATCGAGCAGCAGATGGCGGCCGCCGTCGAGCTCTTCCCCATCTTCGCCAGGGCCCACGTGCTCCGGACCTGGGGCGGCATTGTGGACACCACCCTGGACGCCTCGCCGATCGTGGGCACCACCCCGGTGGAGAACATGTTCGTGAACTGCGGCTGGGGAACCGGCGGATTCAAGGGCACCCCCGCCGCCGGCATGACCTTCGCGCACACCATCGCCACCGGCGCTCCGCACAAGCTGAACGCGCCGTTCTCGCTGGACCGCTTCGAAACCGGCGCCCTCATCGACGAACACGGCGCCGCCGCCGTGGCCCACTAG
- the glyA gene encoding serine hydroxymethyltransferase yields the protein MQDVLNASLATVDADVAAAVAQELHRQQSTLEMIASENFAPSSVMEAQGSVLTNKYAEGYPGKRYYGGCEHVDVIEQLAIDRVKALFGAEFANVQPHSGAQANAAAMFALLNPGDTILGLSLAHGGHLTHGMKINFSGKLYNVVPYHVRESDLRVDMAEVEALALEHKPKLIVAGWSAYSRQLDFAEFRRIADLVGAYLMVDMAHFAGLVAAGLHPNPVPYADVVTTTTHKTLGGPRGGVILAKEEYAKKINSAVFPGQQGGPLEHVIAAKAVAFKLAAAPEFKERQERVLQGAKLLAERLLQEDVQAAGISVVNGGTDVHLVLVDLRHSELDGQQGEDALHRIGITVNRNAVPFDPRPPMVSSGLRIGTPALAARGFGAAEFTEVADIIATALIAAAGNGTNGTGTLPGDTAVELRNRVAALADKFPLYPHLSADAGLAEAEADLIGAAQ from the coding sequence ATGCAGGACGTACTGAACGCCTCGCTCGCCACGGTGGACGCCGACGTCGCCGCCGCTGTGGCACAGGAACTGCACCGCCAGCAGTCCACACTGGAAATGATTGCCTCGGAGAACTTCGCTCCGTCCTCCGTGATGGAAGCCCAGGGCTCGGTGCTCACCAACAAGTACGCCGAGGGCTACCCGGGCAAGCGCTACTACGGCGGCTGCGAGCACGTCGATGTGATCGAGCAGCTCGCCATCGACCGCGTGAAGGCACTGTTCGGCGCCGAATTCGCCAACGTGCAGCCGCACTCCGGCGCGCAGGCCAACGCCGCCGCCATGTTCGCGCTGCTGAACCCCGGCGACACCATCCTCGGCCTCTCGCTGGCCCACGGCGGCCACCTCACCCACGGCATGAAGATCAACTTCTCCGGCAAGCTCTACAACGTGGTTCCGTACCACGTCCGCGAGTCCGACCTCCGAGTGGACATGGCCGAGGTGGAAGCCCTGGCCCTGGAACACAAGCCCAAGCTGATCGTGGCCGGCTGGTCCGCCTACTCCCGCCAGCTGGACTTCGCCGAATTCCGCCGGATCGCGGACCTCGTGGGGGCTTACCTCATGGTGGACATGGCCCACTTCGCCGGCCTCGTCGCCGCAGGCCTGCACCCCAACCCCGTCCCGTACGCGGACGTGGTCACCACCACCACGCACAAGACCCTGGGCGGCCCCCGTGGCGGCGTCATCCTGGCCAAGGAGGAATACGCCAAGAAGATCAACAGCGCCGTGTTCCCCGGCCAGCAGGGCGGTCCCCTGGAGCACGTCATCGCCGCCAAGGCCGTGGCCTTCAAGCTCGCCGCAGCCCCTGAATTCAAGGAACGCCAGGAGCGCGTCCTGCAGGGCGCCAAGCTGCTGGCAGAGCGACTCCTCCAGGAAGACGTCCAGGCCGCCGGCATCTCCGTGGTCAACGGCGGCACCGACGTCCACCTGGTCCTGGTGGACCTGCGCCACTCCGAACTCGACGGCCAGCAGGGCGAGGACGCCCTCCACCGGATCGGCATCACCGTCAACCGCAATGCCGTACCGTTCGACCCCCGCCCCCCGATGGTCTCCTCCGGCCTCCGGATCGGCACGCCCGCCCTGGCCGCACGCGGCTTCGGCGCCGCCGAATTCACCGAGGTTGCAGACATCATCGCGACGGCGCTGATCGCCGCTGCAGGTAATGGCACCAACGGCACGGGCACCCTGCCAGGGGACACCGCCGTCGAACTCCGCAACCGCGTGGCGGCCTTGGCCGACAAGTTCCCCCTTTACCCGCACCTCTCCGCCGACGCCGGCCTGGCCGAAGCCGAAGCAGACCTGATTGGAGCCGCCCAGTGA
- a CDS encoding GntR family transcriptional regulator — protein MTENQLAGEGDLSLAEQAYRHLRDRLIMLDIRPGEAINDGKLAAELGIGRTPVREALKRLEGDHLVVSYPRRGTFATVVDITELADVSELRESLEPLAARRAAKLATPALRKEIRDTAAAIADMGDEDDPYDLMRYDIKVHRLIYRAAANTHLEDVLIRYDNLATRIWCMVLEKVPSVAAHIAEHVELLEAVADGDSDRAGKLALEHVTSFEQAIRSVL, from the coding sequence ATGACAGAAAACCAGCTGGCTGGAGAAGGAGACCTCTCGCTCGCCGAGCAGGCCTACCGGCACCTTCGCGACCGGCTCATCATGCTCGACATCCGGCCCGGCGAGGCAATCAACGACGGCAAGCTCGCCGCCGAACTCGGGATCGGCCGCACGCCGGTCCGCGAAGCGCTCAAGCGCCTGGAAGGCGACCACCTCGTCGTGTCGTACCCCCGCCGCGGAACGTTCGCCACCGTCGTCGACATCACCGAGCTTGCGGACGTCTCGGAGCTGCGCGAGTCGCTGGAACCGCTGGCCGCCCGCCGGGCCGCCAAGCTGGCCACCCCTGCCCTGCGCAAGGAAATCAGGGACACCGCTGCGGCCATTGCGGACATGGGGGATGAGGACGATCCCTATGACCTCATGCGGTACGACATCAAAGTCCACCGCCTGATCTACCGGGCCGCTGCCAATACGCACCTCGAGGACGTCCTGATCCGGTACGACAACCTGGCCACCCGCATCTGGTGCATGGTGCTGGAGAAGGTGCCGTCCGTGGCGGCGCACATCGCCGAGCACGTGGAACTGCTGGAAGCAGTGGCCGACGGCGATTCCGACCGGGCGGGCAAGCTCGCCCTTGAGCACGTAACCAGTTTCGAGCAGGCCATCCGCAGCGTGCTGTAG
- a CDS encoding ROK family protein, translating into MDGITASSTQLLRQINSEALLRFALQEQVFTAAAAMAATGLTRATVLGVCDGLVDVGWLEEFNDGSADAGRLKGRPARRYQLREAAGVVVGLDAGEGYYTAIVADLRGRELGKRRQGIDSHMLGRSGRVGSARELIRLTLEDVSRTPDDVLLTAVGVPAPIDANGQSPEEGEFWQLMNSGFGGHLWGKVIIENDANLAAVAEQANEPSANVATLLSGERFGAGLIVDGRLLRGRQGGAGEMRFLDALDSKFVPDEGGWDGFGALARKWARAGIHSYDGATTLRQIPEGDINAEDVFQAARGGDPFAQEIIARLGVRLARIAAVLSSLLDIERVVIAGAISRAIEPVLEHARSLLSTDSGLPLPELVASTLGAEAVVKGAIESALIRIRREPSAFIPRAARS; encoded by the coding sequence GTGGACGGAATTACGGCGAGCTCGACGCAACTGTTACGGCAGATCAACTCGGAGGCGCTGTTGCGCTTTGCCCTGCAGGAGCAGGTGTTCACGGCGGCAGCGGCCATGGCTGCGACCGGGCTGACGCGTGCCACCGTGCTCGGGGTTTGTGACGGCCTGGTTGACGTCGGCTGGCTGGAGGAATTCAACGACGGGAGCGCGGACGCCGGCAGGCTCAAGGGCAGGCCGGCGCGGCGGTACCAGTTGCGCGAAGCAGCCGGTGTGGTGGTGGGCCTGGATGCCGGGGAGGGCTATTACACCGCCATCGTTGCCGACTTGCGCGGACGCGAGCTGGGCAAGCGCCGCCAGGGCATTGATTCGCACATGCTGGGACGCTCCGGCCGGGTCGGGAGTGCACGTGAACTGATCCGCCTGACGCTTGAGGATGTTTCACGCACCCCGGATGATGTCCTGCTGACGGCCGTCGGCGTGCCGGCTCCGATCGATGCGAACGGCCAGTCTCCAGAGGAAGGGGAATTCTGGCAGTTGATGAATTCCGGATTCGGCGGGCATCTTTGGGGCAAGGTCATCATCGAGAACGATGCCAATCTCGCCGCAGTCGCCGAGCAGGCAAACGAGCCGTCAGCCAACGTGGCCACATTGCTGTCGGGAGAGCGGTTTGGTGCCGGCCTGATTGTTGATGGGCGCCTGCTGCGAGGCCGGCAGGGCGGTGCCGGTGAGATGCGGTTCCTGGATGCGCTCGACAGCAAGTTCGTGCCTGATGAGGGAGGCTGGGACGGGTTCGGAGCGCTTGCGCGGAAGTGGGCGCGTGCGGGCATCCATTCCTACGACGGCGCGACGACGCTGCGGCAAATACCTGAGGGGGATATTAACGCGGAGGATGTCTTCCAGGCTGCCCGCGGAGGAGACCCGTTTGCGCAGGAAATCATTGCCCGGCTCGGCGTGCGCCTGGCGCGGATCGCGGCAGTGCTTTCCAGTCTTCTCGATATTGAGCGCGTCGTCATCGCGGGCGCGATCTCACGGGCCATCGAACCTGTCCTGGAGCATGCCCGCAGCCTGCTGTCCACGGATTCCGGCTTGCCGCTTCCGGAGCTCGTGGCGAGCACCCTCGGGGCGGAAGCGGTAGTGAAGGGTGCCATCGAGTCGGCATTGATTAGGATCAGGCGCGAGCCTTCGGCGTTCATCCCGCGTGCCGCCCGTTCCTGA
- a CDS encoding ABC transporter substrate-binding protein — protein sequence MLPPLPPAGRPLSRRTFLTAAGGALTAFGLAGCAPAGTAPTITFHQSKPEAVPYFRDLAVKFTASQDRVRVLHDMATNLSASFVRSSPPDLGCLNYNLEMARFMERGALSDLSDLPAAASIREDVLDLTNWYPSYPGRTSVIPYSVMAASVIYNRRIFEENGLAVPATWDELIEVCERLKAAGITPIYGTFRDPWTVAQGLFDYTVGGMINVRDFYKSMHAAGANVGPDSEVSFQKTLLEPVKRMVELTKYVNPDAASRGYGDGNTAMAQGQAAMYFQGPWAFGEIEKAGKDLDLGTFPLPMTGDPADLKVRVNIDLSLWVPEVANGQQGARDFLQYLMQPEIQNPYNAKFLGFGTTKDAPPVTDPRIVEMQKYYDEGRFYMGASQFIPNSIPAANYIQSIIGGADAEGTLRRMDADWARLAFRA from the coding sequence ATGTTGCCACCTTTGCCGCCCGCCGGGAGACCACTCTCCCGGCGTACTTTCCTTACTGCTGCCGGAGGTGCTCTCACCGCTTTCGGACTGGCCGGCTGCGCCCCGGCCGGAACTGCACCAACCATCACGTTCCACCAGTCAAAGCCGGAGGCAGTTCCGTACTTCCGGGATCTGGCCGTGAAGTTCACCGCCTCACAGGACCGGGTTCGCGTCCTGCATGACATGGCCACGAATCTCTCTGCCAGCTTCGTCCGCAGCAGTCCCCCGGATCTCGGATGCCTCAACTACAACCTGGAGATGGCCCGGTTCATGGAGCGCGGGGCGCTCTCTGATCTTTCCGACCTCCCGGCAGCGGCTTCGATCCGGGAGGACGTCCTCGACCTCACCAACTGGTACCCAAGCTATCCGGGCCGCACGAGTGTGATCCCCTATTCGGTAATGGCGGCCTCCGTGATCTACAACCGCCGCATCTTCGAAGAGAACGGGCTGGCTGTCCCTGCAACCTGGGATGAACTGATCGAGGTATGCGAGCGGCTCAAGGCAGCCGGCATCACGCCGATTTACGGCACCTTCCGTGATCCCTGGACGGTGGCGCAGGGTTTGTTCGACTACACGGTGGGCGGAATGATCAACGTGCGTGACTTCTATAAGTCAATGCACGCCGCTGGCGCGAACGTGGGACCGGACTCGGAAGTGTCGTTCCAGAAAACGCTGCTTGAGCCGGTGAAGCGCATGGTCGAGCTGACCAAGTACGTCAATCCCGATGCCGCGAGCCGCGGCTACGGAGACGGCAATACCGCCATGGCGCAGGGCCAGGCCGCCATGTACTTCCAGGGACCGTGGGCCTTCGGGGAGATCGAGAAGGCCGGCAAGGACCTGGATCTCGGTACCTTCCCGCTGCCCATGACCGGTGACCCCGCCGATCTGAAGGTCCGGGTCAACATCGACCTCTCGCTCTGGGTACCCGAGGTGGCCAACGGGCAGCAGGGAGCCCGCGACTTCCTTCAGTACCTCATGCAGCCGGAGATCCAGAACCCTTACAACGCCAAATTCCTGGGTTTCGGCACCACCAAAGATGCACCGCCGGTAACCGACCCCCGCATCGTTGAGATGCAGAAGTACTACGACGAAGGCCGCTTCTACATGGGTGCCTCGCAGTTCATTCCGAACTCCATCCCGGCTGCGAACTACATCCAGTCGATCATCGGCGGCGCCGACGCCGAGGGCACGCTGCGCAGGATGGACGCCGACTGGGCGCGCCTGGCGTTCCGCGCATAA
- a CDS encoding carbohydrate ABC transporter permease has protein sequence MSSMTKPSIRAEVTPPPATAAARAGRSRVDPLYYVFLLPSLVIFTLAVTLPAVLGFIYSFTNSVGFGDFDFIGVRNFIAVFRDEGVLGAYGFTLTFSLVTVIVVNAVAFLLALGLTSRVRFRAALRTVFVVPMVISGIVIAFVFQYLFSNSLPLFGQSTGIEPLATSLLANPNLAWLAIVFVTAWQSIPSAMLIYIAGLLTVPPEVYEASSIDGASPWQNLRHITLPLIAGYAVINTVLGFKNYLNAYDIIIGLTDGGPGVATRSVAMSIFRGFEGGDYAYQMANAVIFFLISIVIALIQLRFTRGKGGIAA, from the coding sequence ATGTCATCAATGACAAAACCTTCAATCAGGGCGGAGGTGACCCCACCACCCGCAACCGCAGCGGCAAGGGCAGGCAGGAGCCGCGTTGATCCGCTCTACTATGTCTTCCTGTTGCCTTCCCTGGTGATCTTCACGCTCGCCGTCACGCTGCCTGCCGTGCTCGGGTTCATCTACAGCTTCACGAACTCCGTGGGCTTCGGTGACTTCGATTTCATCGGCGTCCGGAACTTTATCGCGGTGTTCCGCGATGAAGGCGTCCTGGGCGCTTACGGCTTCACACTCACCTTTTCGCTCGTCACGGTCATCGTCGTGAACGCCGTGGCCTTCCTCCTGGCCCTGGGCCTGACGTCCCGCGTGCGGTTCCGTGCTGCGCTTCGCACGGTATTCGTCGTCCCGATGGTGATCTCGGGCATCGTCATCGCCTTCGTTTTCCAGTACCTCTTCTCGAACTCGCTGCCCCTGTTCGGCCAAAGCACCGGCATAGAGCCGCTGGCCACCAGCCTCCTGGCCAACCCCAACCTCGCGTGGCTTGCGATCGTCTTCGTCACGGCCTGGCAGTCCATTCCGAGTGCCATGCTGATCTACATCGCGGGGCTCCTCACGGTCCCTCCCGAGGTTTACGAGGCGAGTTCCATCGACGGCGCATCGCCATGGCAGAACCTGCGGCACATCACCCTGCCGCTCATTGCCGGATATGCCGTGATCAATACGGTTCTCGGCTTCAAGAACTACCTCAACGCCTACGACATCATCATCGGCCTTACCGACGGCGGTCCAGGCGTCGCCACACGAAGCGTCGCCATGTCGATCTTCCGCGGCTTCGAAGGCGGCGACTATGCCTACCAGATGGCCAATGCCGTGATCTTCTTCCTCATCAGCATCGTCATCGCACTCATCCAGCTTCGCTTCACCCGTGGCAAAGGAGGGATCGCAGCATGA